The genomic window ATGCTATCAGAAACTGTTAAGGCCATATTTGGATTAACTGCTATGGAATCGAAAATCAAAGAAATCCATGGTCAGCAGATAGAGCAAAGAATAGGTGATTTTTTTAAAGAATTATATTTTTTAGGCTATGAACAAAACTTGAAAAATATCTAAAAATAAATATATTGAACATTAGGTTTCATAATATACATTTAAATAGAATTAATTGTCATAATTTCTTTAAAAATAAATTGGAATAATGTTGATTATTAGTATTTTATTTCGTGTTTTGTTTTTAAAAAAGTTCGAAACCTTTCTGAATGACTTGACAGGTTTCGAACTTTTGCCTCCAAGGAACATATGATTTGTGTTAAATGGTTGTTTTTTCACTGTTTTAATTTTGTGTAGAAAGTTCGAATCCTGTTTGGATCATTGTGTTTTTAAAGAGTCTTAGCTTCAAAACAGACTGAAAAAGATAAAATATTTGTTTTCTTTAAGAGATATTTTGTTTTAGAAAATAAAGAAAAACGGGGTAAAATACATTAAATAGGCTGATTGATGGGTATTTATAAATAAAATGACACCATTTGGCCTAAATTGTCCTAATGGTGTCATTAAGTGAGCGCGAAAGGATTCGAACCTTTGACCGTCTGCTTAGAAGGCAGATGCTCTATCCAGCTGAGCTACGCACCCATTGAATAATTTTGAGAAAACTATTGAAAACTGTCGGGGCGGCAGGATTCGAACCTGCGACCTCCTGGTCCCAAACCAGGCGCGATGACCGGACTACGCTACGCCCCGAAAAGATATATAGAAAAGCGGAGGGTAAGGGATTCGAACCCTTGCGACACTTTCGCGTCGACAGTTTAGCAAACTGCTCCGTTAACCACTCCGGCAACCCTCCTGTTTATCTTATTTTTTAATGATCGTTGTTCTGTTATTGCGAGTGCAAATATAGAACAGATTTCTTTATTTACCAAATATTTTTCAAGAAAAATTTGTGTATTTTTACGCTAATAAATGATTAAAAAAATAAACCAATGCGTAAGACATTATATATCATCGGCTTAAGTTTTTTTGTTTTTTCGTGCACTTCACAGAAAAGTGTTAAACAAAATACTTCTCGTACGAATAAACAGGTAATACAGCCCAAAACAACGATTGCAAAGGCCAATAATGAAAAGCAAAAGCCTCAGATTACCCATGATGGAGGCTCAGAGTTTTTTACGACAAATATTGCAGATGCAACCAAAAATAATAATACAATAAGCTACGGTTCTATTGTGTCGGCAAAACCGGCTGGATACAAAGTGGTAAAAACCTATTTTCCTGCTGTAGGACAGAATTTCAGACAGCGTTATTTAATTCTTCATTATACCGCTTTACCGGATGATAAATCGATCACAGTGCTTACACAGCAAGAAGTAAGTGCGCATTATCTTGTAAATAATACAGGAGATAACGAAATTTATCAACTGGTAGACGAAAATAAACGCGCTTATCATGCAGGCGTGAGCTCTTGGAGAAGTGATAAAAACCTTAATGATACTTCTATAGGCATAGAAATCGTGAACGCAGGCTTCAGAGCAGATTCAACGGGAAGTAGAGTATTTGCGGCTTTTAGTGATGATCAGATGAAAAAAGTAGCTGCATTGGCAAAAGATATTATTACAAGATATCAGATTCCACCAACGAATGTTTTGTCGCATTCGGATATTGCGCCGACCAGAAAACAAGATCCGGGGCCGCTGTTCCCATGGAAAAAGCTATATGACGAATATCAAATCGGAATGTGGTATGATGAAGCGACGAAACAGACTTTCTTTGAACAGGCGCAGCTGGATTTTACAACAAAATATAATGAGCCGTCTTTTATTTTCCTGATCCAGACCACTTTGCAGAAATTTGGGTACGGAGTTGAGCTGAACGGAGCTTGGGATGATACTACTAAAAAGACAATTGAAGCGTTTCAGTATCATTTCAGACCTCAGAAATATGATGGAGTAATGGATGCGGAAACCTGGGCAATTTTACAGGCTTTAAATCAAAAATATCCGATAAAATAAGTAATTTTGAAGTGCATCTTTAAGGATGCATTTTTTTCAAGAAATCATTAAGTTAAAAAATATTTTAATGGAAAATTATAGAAAGGAGAGCGATCTGTTAGGTGAACTAAATGTACCTGTAGACGCTTATTATGGTGTACAGACTCAAAGAGCGATAGAGAATTTTAAGATTTCGGGACAGCTGTTGTCTTCATATCCTGAATTCATAAAAGGGTTGGCTTTTGTAAAAAAAGCAGCGGCTAAAACCAATTATGAACTGGGGCTTCTTGATGAAAATTTATATTTCAAAATTGCTGAAACTTGTGATGAACTTGTGAATGGAGAATTGCATGAGCAGTTTCCTGTAGATATGATTCAGGGAGGAGCAGGAACTTCAGTCAATATGAATGCGAATGAAGTGATTGCCAACAGAGTATTGGAAAAGCTTGGAAAAAATAAAGGAGAATATGAATTCTGTTCTCCAAACGATCATATTAACCTTTCTCAGTCTACCAACGATGCTTATCCTACGGCAATCAAAATGGGATTGCTGCGGATGAATGATACTTTGGTAAGCAAGCTTGTGAAAATCGTTGAAGCGTTCCGTGAAAAAGGAAATGAATTTCAGGATGTCATTAAAATGGGGCGAACTCAGCTTCAGGATGCGGTTCCTATGACTTTAGGACAGGAATTTGAGGCATTTGCTGCTACCCTGGAAGAAGATATCTCTAAACTGAATAATAACGCTAATTTATTCGTAGAAGTCAATATGGGGGCAACAGCCATCGGAACAGGAATCAATGCTCCGTTAGGCTATGCTACGCTTTGTGCTAAGAATCTTGCGGAAATTATCGGTTATCCTATCGTTTCTGCACCGAATTTGGTAGAAGCAACTCCGGATACAGGATCGTACGTAATTTACTCTTCGGCAATGAAACGTTTAGCAGTGAAATTATCTAAAATCTGTAACGATTTAAGACTGTTATCATCAGGACCGAGAGCAGGGCTTTTTGAAATTAATTTACCTCCGATGCAGCCCGGTTCATCCATTATGCCGGGGAAAGTAAACCCTGTAATTCCGGAAGTAGTAAACCAGGTGTGTTATAAAGTAATCGGGAACGATCTTACCGTTACCTTTGCAGCAGAAGCAGGCCAGTTACAGCTGAACGTGATGGAACCTGTACTTTCTCATGCCATCATGGAAAACATCCATTTCCTTTGCAATGCTTTAGATACGCTTCGTGAAAAATGCGTAGTAGGAATTACTGCCAATAAAGAAGTGTGCTTAAACATGGTGAAACACAGTATCGGTATTGTAACGGCGTTAAACCCTTACATCGGGTACAAGCAGTCGACCCAGATTGCCAAAGAAGCGTTGGAAACAGGAAAAAGCGTGTATAACTTGGTCTTGGAAAAAGGAGTGCTTTCCCAGGAAAAACTGGATGAAATTCTTGATCCGAAAAATATGCTGAAACCCCATAACAAATAATACAAGCAAAAGATAAAAGCAATAATTTGTTGCTTTTATCTTTTGCCTTTTACTTTAAAAAATTGAAATTTTTAATCATAATTCCTGCGCATAATGAAGAGGCGCATTTGTCATTTACCTTAGAATCTTTACAGCATCAGCGTTTTAAAGACTTTAAAGTAGTGGTCGTTAATGACGGTTCTATCGATGCAACCCCTGAAATCATTAAAAGATTTACAGATGCGGATGCACGTTTTGAAACCATCAATCTTCAAAAATCTGCCCATCAACCCGGCTCAAAAGTAGTTGCTGCCTTTAAAAACGGTTTAAATACCCAAAATCTTAACGAATTTGAGATTATCTGTAAATTTGATGCAGATATCATTCTTCCTGATCATTATCTTGAAACCGTAGAAACCGCCTTTCAGAATCATCCTGAATATGGCTTGGTTGGAGGATTGCTTTCTGTAAAGAAAAACGGAAGTTGGGTATATGAAGGCAATTCAAATAAAAATCACGTTCGGGGGCCGTTGAAAGCGTACAGAAAAGAATGCTTTGAGGAAATGGGAGGAATGAGAGAAACCTTAGGTTGGGATAATATTGATGCTGTTTTACTCGAAAATTTAGGCTGGAAAGAAGTTGTTTTGCCTGAATTGCGGGTGAAATTATTAAAAGTAAAAGGAAGCGACTATACCATAAAACCGGCAGATTACTACGGAAGATACTTTTATTTCTTAGGATTAAACCGTTTTCTGGCATATGTAGCATCGTTAAAAGAAGCGATGAAGAATAAATCGTTGTCCTTTTTCTTACAAATTGTTAAAGCGTATGAAAGCTGTCGCTCACAAAAATTAGAATTGAAAATATCGAAAGACGAACAGCAGGTCATCAACAATCGGCGTTGGAATGCTTTGAAAAAGAAATGGTTGAAAATTTGAAAAAAATTGCCTACATAGAAATTGATACCCATGCTGAAATCGCACAGAACTTTTTAGGAGTGATGCGAGGTTCAGAAAATTTTTGGGTAGACTATTATTTTTCTGAAAAAATTAAAAAACAGGTTCAGGCAGATCGGGAAAACGTTTTTCTTTCAGACAGTTCGATGATTATTGAGCAGTTGAAATCAAAACAATACGATTTGATCATTGTCGGGACGGTTCACCGTTATTTCAATACCTTTCAGGCGATTGCAGAAAAATACAACACGGCTTTTATTGTTCATAATATCAATTTTACCACCCTTTCAAAATTCAATCTCTTCAAAAATATTTTTAAGGAAGATATTATTTACAGAATAAAATTATGGTGGAAAGAAGGGCTTTTTACTACTTCTACCGCTTATAAAAAGGCAAAATCATTATTGGTACTGGATGAAGCACTCCGTTCTGAAAAGTATAAATTTTTACCCCTTTTTTATACTGAAAATGTTCAAAGACAATTAGAAGAAAAGCTGGTTGTAGTCATTCCGGGAGGTGTTTCCCAGAAAAGAAGAGATTATAAAAGAGTTTTTTCGAAGATAAAAGAAATTGAGAATAGTTTTGAAGAAAGAGGGGCAGCAGAACAATTAATTGAATTTGTTTTTTTAGGAAAAGCAAAAGGTGTTGAATTAAAAGAAATTAAAGACTTAGAACATTCTCTTCAGTTTGTCACTATTCTATATTTTACGGAAAGGGTTTCTTCGGAAGATTTTGAAAAATGGATGCGGAAAGCGGACGTTTTGTGGTGCCCGATTCAGCAGGAAACAGAGTTTTTCAGCCAAAAGGAAGTGTATGGACAGACCAAAATGACTGGTAATTTGGGTGATGCTATCAAATTCGGTAAACTGGCTGTTTTTCCGCAAAATTATTCTTCAAAATTAGATTTCATTATTCCTGAAGAAGAAAATATAATGGAGCAGTTCGAAACGCTTAAAAACACTTCGTATGACTTTCAGGAAAAGTATAATAGAAAATCCGTTCAGGAAAACCTGGAAAATACTTTGATGAGCTTAGTTTCTATTTGAACTTAAAGATACTTTTGATAAAATTCTTATTCAAATAATCCTCAATCGGGAAAACCTTTGTGAAGTAATTTCCGATAAAAATCAAGACCAAAACAACAGCAGGCTTATACATCAGATTGATGAAGTTATTGTCAAAATTAGGCAAAACAATAGCTACCGTAATCGCTAAAGTACAGATGATGGAAACAAAAATCATTTCTATCGTCAACGGAGAAACTTTGAAAACAATATAGTTGAAAATAATTTTTACCAGATTGTATGTTGTCAAAGAAATTGCTGTGGATAAAGCGATCCCGACAAGTTTAAGCTCTGTGTTTTTAATGAAATAAAGATTCAGTCCGATGGTTAAACCTGCTAATAGAAGCATTACTAAAATATTGAAACGGTAATATTTTGAAAGAGAAATGATATTCCCGTTGAATCCCGTTGCCAGATCAATCAGAACAGCAGAGCCCCAAATCCAGATTACAGGTTCGTATATTCTCAGCATCACTCCGTTTTTAGGCATAAACTGAGTCAGGTAAGGAAAACCGACCATAATGCATGAAAACAGAACAGCTCCTAAAAAATATAAAGTGAGTGATGTTTTTTTGTGGAATCTGTCGAGTCCTTCCATATCGCCATCGGCGAGATGCTGACTGATAATAGGAGCGGAAATATTAAATAATCCCAGTTGCGGAATTGAGATCAGGGAAATTAAGGCATACAGAACAGAATAGATTCCGTTTTCTTCCATTCCCATAAATTCACCGATCATAAAGCTGTTGATGGCAAGATAATTTCCAAAAGTTCCTAAAAACCCAAAGAAACTGTAATTCAAAAATTCTTTCCAAAAACCGTCTTTTTTGAAATAGTCGGTACTTACATCGAAGTTTATTGCTTCCAGCTTATTGGTATAATAAATATATCCGAATAGCATTAAGGCAAATATTCCAAAGAAGAATGCCAATGCAATGTTTTGTGACAGAGAAAAATAAAAGAAAAGACAAAATGCACCCAGATTGGCAATTTTAGGAAAAAGATTATCAAAAACATTGGAAACTACGATTCTTTTGAAATTGGAAATGTATTTATTGAAAATTGCACAAAGTGATAAAACTAAAATTAAGGGTAAAATAATTTTTTTGATTTTCCAGGCTTCCGAATGGACGAATTTCGGATAAAAATAGGGAAGCGCAAAAAAGATAATAGAAAATAGAAGGAAATTAATTAAAATGCTGATCAGTGACAATGAAAGCATGTTCTGTGTTTTGCCGTCTTTCTGTAAAGCATGAAAAAACTTCACATTGGCATAAGAAATCCCGAAAACAACAAATGGAACAAGCATTTCTGCTGTTTGCATACTGTAGCGAAGCTTTCCGTAAAATTCAAAATCATTCGGGAAAATAAAAATTGCCGAAACTGTGCCCAGTAAAAAACCAATATACCCGATAATGGAATATTTGAAGCCTTGTCTTGCTACTAAACTCATAGGTTTTTTTATTGGATTTTAGGGGTGAAAATAATGTTATTGATGTATTCGGTTTTGTTTTTTTCGTCATTAATGTTTTTTAGCAGAATCTCTTCCGTTAATTTTTCCAGCTCAAAGTTTTTTCTGTTCAGGTATTTTACGTCAAATCCCCAGGAAGCTACTTCGGAAATTTCGTTCCAAATGGGCGTATCATGATGTCTTTGTTCCATTTCTACCATCAAAGTAGGCTGAAATTTCTGTATCGTTTCTTTAGCACCGTTCAGGGTTTTCATTTCATTGCCCTCAACATCTATTTTTATAAAGTCCAGTTTACTGATGGCTTGTTTTTTTGCCCAGTCATCGAGCTTTATTACTTCCACTTTTTCGGTATAGCTTTTTTCTTCACCTTTTTCTTTGTATGAAGTATTGAGCGTTCCTCGCGAAGCAATCATTTTTCCGTTAATAATCGGAACCTTAAATTCTGCAGTCGTATTTTCGTCAGAAAGGGCTAAAGAATGAACATTCATGTTAGGAAACAATCTTTTTAGCCTGTGAAACAGTTTTTTATTGGGTTCGAAACCATAAATATTCTGGGGTTTCAATTTGTCTTCCAGCTGATATAAAAACGTTCCTACGTTCGCTCCAATGTCAAAAATGACTGCATTGTCCTGAAGGTATTCTTTAATCCAAACCAGCTCGGGTTCTACATTGCGTGTAGAAAAATTTTCTTTGCTAAGCTTGTATAAGCTTTTAAAGTATCTTCTTTTGTAAAAACTCGGACTTATATATTGAAGTTTTTCTGCAATCCTTTGGTATAAAGACATTGGTGTAGTTTTAGAGGAGATGCAAAGATAAACAAAAATGTTAAATTGTTGTTAAAGTTGTCGAATTGTATTTATTTGATTATCAGTTGTTAATTTAGTTTTTGAGAAAAATAAAACGAGCATAAAATAAAACTATAAAAAAGGCGCATTTAAGAAATCATTCAGAGGTTTCATCAGTCTGAATATTTTTGCCAGTTTTTTTACAGCATCTTTATCCAGAATTTCTTCGTCTTTCAGAGAATATACGACGATGAAATTTTTTAGTTTTAAAAATTCTGCCATCGGATCTTCCTTTTCAAAACCCTGCGGAACTTTTTTCAGTTTATCATCCTGATCCAGTTCAGGGAAATGTTTTTTAAAATCTTTGTTGTTTAAAATATTCAGAAATTCATTTCCATAGAGCGAAATTTCCTTTCGAAGCTCCTTTAAAACAGCGGAATCAGGCATGTAAATTCCTCCGGCTATGAAAGATTTTCCGGGTTCTAAATGAAAATAGTAACCGCCTTTCTGACTTCCTTTTCCCATTCCCAAAGAAGCTCCGAAATTGGTTTTGTAAGGCGACTTGTCTTTAGAAAATCTTGTGTCTCTGTAAATTCTGAATAAAGATTTTTTAGCATCTATTTTTGAAAGTTCAGGATCAAAACCTGACATTTCCTGAAGAAGCTTTTCAATGAAAGCAATAAGATTTTGCTGAGATTCCGTGTAAAGGGCTTTATTTTCCGTAAACCATTCCCGATTGTTGTTTTCTCCCAGTTTTTGTAGAAAATTCAGTGTTTTTGAAGAAATTGCAGCAGGCATATTTTTTATTTTACTCAAAAATAATGAAATCTAAGTTGTTGTCAAAATTCATAATGTTTTAATTAATTGATAATTTTTAAAGATTTTTATTATGATCTAATGCGTAAATTGGGGTTTGATGTATTGATAAATTAAAAATAATTATTTTATGCTTTTTCTGTAGAAAATTCAAAATAATTAAGGTTTTCAAAAATAAAATTATTGATTTCGTAATATAGTATAAAATAAAATCCAAATAATAATTGTATCTTTGCAAAAATTTTAAAATATTTAATGAATTTATTTACGGAAACCAATTTAAGTCCTGACATTCTTAAGGCAATTGGCGAACTGGGTTACGAAAGCCCGACAGAAATCCAAAAACAGACTATCCCTTTTATTCTTTCAGATATTCGCGACTTGATCGCACTTGCGCAGACAGGGACAGGCAAAACAGCAGCGTTTTCGCTTCCGATTTTGGATATGATTGACGAAACGAGTCGCAAAATCCAATTATTGGTGCTTTGTCCGACACGAGAATTATGTCTTCAGATTACTAAAGACATAAAAAACTATTCTAAATACATGAGAGACATCAAAACTACAGCAGTGTATGGTGGAAGCAGTATTATGGAGCAAATCAGATCTTTGAAGGATAAACCGCAAATTATTGTGGGAACTCCGGGTAGAGTTATTGATTTAATTAATAGAAAAGCGCTTGACTTTTCGGCTATTCATTGGTTGGTTTTAGACGAAGCTGATGAAATGCTTTCAATGGGTTTCAAAGACGAATTGGAAACAATTTTGAGCGAGACTCCTGAAACGAAACAGACTTTCTTATTCTCGGCGACGATGAGTAAAGAAGTGGAAAGAATTTCTAAGAATTATCTGACAAAACCACACAGAATTTCTGTAGGTTCTATTAACGAGGTTAAGAAGAACATTAAGCATGAATATTATGTGACCGGTTACCGTCAGAAAAAAGAGGCTTTGAAGAGATTGATCGATTCAAACCCGAATCAGTATTCAATCATTTTCTGCAGAACGAGAATGGAAACTCAGGAAGTTGCCGATTTCCTGATGCAGAACGGTTATGCAGCAGATGCGCTTCATGGTGATCTTTCTCAGGCTCAGAGAGATACGGTAATGAAGAAGTTCAGATTGAAAAACATTGATATCCTGGTAGCGACAGACGTTGCAGCAAGAGGACTGGATGTAAACTCTCTGACTCACGTTATCCATTATTCTTTACCTGATGATCCGGAAGTATTCGTTCACAGAAGTGGTAGAACGGGTAGAGCAGGAAAAGACGGGATTTCAATCGCTTTGATCAAGCCTGAAGAAAGCAGAAAACTTAAACAGATAAAATCAGTTACTAAAATTGAGATTAACGAAGCTAAAATTCCGACAGGAGAAGATATCGTTAAAGCTCAGGTAGGAGGGGTTTTTGAAAGTCTTTTTGAGGTACACGAAGATTTCTTTGAATTTGATGATGCTTTAATTCCTGATTTATCAGCGTTTACAAAAGAAGAATTGGTTCACAAATTACTTCAGTTCCAATTGAAAGATATTGCTCTTTATTACAAAGACAGACATGATCTTATGGAGCAGAAACTAAGCAGCAGAGATGATGACGGTGGATCAAGAAGAGACAGAAGAGATCGTGACAGAGGAAGAGATCGCGACAGAGGAGACAGAAACGAAAGAAGCGGAGACAGAAGAGAACGTGGCGGAAAACCTAGAAGAAAGAATGATGATATGGTAAGATTCTTCTTTAATCTTGGTAAAAAAGATCAATTGAAGAAGCTTGACGTTCTGGATATTATCAACAAAGCTACTTCAAACGGAAAAAGCAAAAAAAGAGCTGAAATTGGAGATATTGAAATTTTAGAGAAATTCTCTTTCTTTGAAGTTGAAAAATCGTTCAAGGGAGATCTTTTGAGTAATATTTCAAACATGAAGTTCAGAGGTAAAGATATGAGAGCTGAAGAGGCTAACTAATCAACTGAAAATAGATAAAAAACCGGCTGTAAAGTCGGTTTTTTTGTTTGATAATCAATAGTTAACGCAATGTTAACAAAACTTAATGCAACATGCTTTCAGGTAAGATGCTTTTTTAAGAAATTTGCACACGAATTATAAAAACTTAAAAATGGGAATTGGTAATATTTTCCACGCTTTTCAACCAAAAGATAAAATCTTCTTTGTGCTTTTTGAAAAAGTAACTGAAAACCTGGTAGCAATGTCTGAGGAATTCAACCACGGAATCAAAGACTTCGATCTTAACGATGATTCTATGTTGAAAAAGATGAGCGATTATGAACACAAAAATGATGAGCTTACTCATGAGATCTTCGTAGAATTAGGGAAAAACTTCATTACTCCGTTCGATAGAGAAGATATCCACACATTAGCAACAGGATTAGACGATATCGCAGATTATATCTACGCTTCTACAAAATATATTTTCCTATACAAGTCGCCTGAAATGAAGGCGTATTCAGATTTCTCTTTATTGATTCATAAAGCATGTCTTGAGATTCAGAATGCGATGAAAAACCTTAAAGGGTTCAAAAATATGGAGCAGGTAAAAGAAGCTTGTATTAAAGTAAACTCTATTGAAAACATTGCAGACGATTTGTTGTCAAATTCTATGGTAGAATTGTTCGAAACAAACGACGCGATCAATATTATCAAAGTTTCATCTGTCCTTAATTATCTTGAAGTAGTAACTGACAAAGCAGAAGATGTTGCCAACACGATTGAGAACATCATGATTAAATACGCTTAATTAATAATTATAATTAACAAATGGAATTTCCGATTTTACTTATAGTTATTATTGCCTTGGCTTTAATCTTCGATTACATCAATGGTTTCCATGATGCTGCCAATTCAATTGCGACTATTGTTTCTACAAAAGTTTTAACTCCGTTCCAGGCTGTACTTTGGGCAGCACTTTGGAATTTCGCCGCTTTCTTTATTGCGGCTTATATTATCGGAGAATTTAAAATTGGTAATACAATTGCCAAGACCGTAAACGAGAATTTTATCACCCTTGAAGTTATATTTTCCGGACTTGTAGCAGCCATCGCCTGGAACCTTCTGACGTGGTGGTTTGGTATTCCTTCCTCTTCTTCACATACCTTGATCGGAGGATTTTTGGGAGCTGCTTTAATGCACGCTTTTATGATGGATTATCATGCAGTTGCCGCAGCACAACCGGATCTAGGTGTTTGGGAAACCATTAAAGAAGCTTTCAGTCAGGTTACCCATCAAAGTGTGGTTAAATTTGATAAAGTAATTCCTATTTTCCTGTTTATTTTCATGGCTCCGATTCTAGGGATGATTATTTCAATTATTATCACTTTAATTATTGTTCATCTTTATAAAAGATCAAACCCACATAAAGCTGATAAATCTTTCAAAAGATTACAATTGGCATCTTCGGCTTTGTTTAGTTTAGGACATGGTTTGAATGATGCTCAGAAAGTAATGGGTATTATTGGAGCAGCTGTGATTTATTATCATGTGAATATGCTTCAGGATGCACAATATTTGAATATTGCTTCAGTAGACCGTTTCGATTATTTTGCTTCTCATTATATCTGGGTTCCGTTGGTTTCGTTCATCGCAATCGCTTTAGGAACGATGAGTGGAGGTTGGAAGATCATTAAAACAATGGGAACTAAAATTACAAAAGTAACTTCACTGGAAGGAGTAAGTGCTGAAACTGCGGGGGCAATTACATTGTTCATTACAGATCACTTTGGTATTCCTGTTTCTACAACACACACGATTACTGGTTCTATCATCGGGGTTGGATTAACAAAAAGAATTTCTGCCGTAAGATGGGGGATTACCGTAAGCCTTCTTTGGGCCTGGGTGTTAACTATTCCGATTTCAGCAATTGTTGCAGGGATAACTTATCTTGTAGTGACATTTTTGACTTAAAATTTATTTTAAATAATAATGAAACTTTGCTCATTTGGGCAAAGTTTTTTGTTTTATAAAGCCCTGAAAAATCGTATTTTTGTTCAAATTATTAGAATTTATGGAATTTTTAGACAGATACCAACAGCTTGTTGCGGATGCTATTCAAAAGTATACTTTCAAAGATAAGCCTGCAGAATTATATGATCCGATGAACTACATTATTTCACATGGTGGAAAGCGTCTTCGTCCGATTATGGTTTTAATGGCGTGTGATTTATTTGGAGGAGACTTGAAGCAGGCAATAAAACCGGCTTTGGCTATCGAGTTTTTCCATAATTTCACACTGATCCATGATGATATTATGGATGAAGCTCCTCTGAGAAGAAATAAACCGACTATTCATACTTTGCACGGAATTAACGTAGGAATTCTTTCAGGAGACGGATTAATGCTGAAAGCCTATAAGTTTTTCGAAGATCTTGAACCTGAGATTTTCAAAGCTTGTATCAGAATCTTCACTCATACAGGTTTGCTTTTATGTGAAGGACAGCAGTATGACATCAATTTTGAAACGCAGGAAAATGTTACTTTTGATGATTACATCAGAATGATTACCTATAAAACAGGAGTTTTGAGTGCTTCTTCTTTCGAAATCGGAGCATTGAT from Chryseobacterium camelliae includes these protein-coding regions:
- a CDS encoding N-acetylmuramoyl-L-alanine amidase, yielding MRKTLYIIGLSFFVFSCTSQKSVKQNTSRTNKQVIQPKTTIAKANNEKQKPQITHDGGSEFFTTNIADATKNNNTISYGSIVSAKPAGYKVVKTYFPAVGQNFRQRYLILHYTALPDDKSITVLTQQEVSAHYLVNNTGDNEIYQLVDENKRAYHAGVSSWRSDKNLNDTSIGIEIVNAGFRADSTGSRVFAAFSDDQMKKVAALAKDIITRYQIPPTNVLSHSDIAPTRKQDPGPLFPWKKLYDEYQIGMWYDEATKQTFFEQAQLDFTTKYNEPSFIFLIQTTLQKFGYGVELNGAWDDTTKKTIEAFQYHFRPQKYDGVMDAETWAILQALNQKYPIK
- the aspA gene encoding aspartate ammonia-lyase, translated to MENYRKESDLLGELNVPVDAYYGVQTQRAIENFKISGQLLSSYPEFIKGLAFVKKAAAKTNYELGLLDENLYFKIAETCDELVNGELHEQFPVDMIQGGAGTSVNMNANEVIANRVLEKLGKNKGEYEFCSPNDHINLSQSTNDAYPTAIKMGLLRMNDTLVSKLVKIVEAFREKGNEFQDVIKMGRTQLQDAVPMTLGQEFEAFAATLEEDISKLNNNANLFVEVNMGATAIGTGINAPLGYATLCAKNLAEIIGYPIVSAPNLVEATPDTGSYVIYSSAMKRLAVKLSKICNDLRLLSSGPRAGLFEINLPPMQPGSSIMPGKVNPVIPEVVNQVCYKVIGNDLTVTFAAEAGQLQLNVMEPVLSHAIMENIHFLCNALDTLREKCVVGITANKEVCLNMVKHSIGIVTALNPYIGYKQSTQIAKEALETGKSVYNLVLEKGVLSQEKLDEILDPKNMLKPHNK
- a CDS encoding glycosyltransferase family 2 protein, with translation MKFLIIIPAHNEEAHLSFTLESLQHQRFKDFKVVVVNDGSIDATPEIIKRFTDADARFETINLQKSAHQPGSKVVAAFKNGLNTQNLNEFEIICKFDADIILPDHYLETVETAFQNHPEYGLVGGLLSVKKNGSWVYEGNSNKNHVRGPLKAYRKECFEEMGGMRETLGWDNIDAVLLENLGWKEVVLPELRVKLLKVKGSDYTIKPADYYGRYFYFLGLNRFLAYVASLKEAMKNKSLSFFLQIVKAYESCRSQKLELKISKDEQQVINNRRWNALKKKWLKI
- a CDS encoding lipopolysaccharide biosynthesis protein, producing MSLVARQGFKYSIIGYIGFLLGTVSAIFIFPNDFEFYGKLRYSMQTAEMLVPFVVFGISYANVKFFHALQKDGKTQNMLSLSLISILINFLLFSIIFFALPYFYPKFVHSEAWKIKKIILPLILVLSLCAIFNKYISNFKRIVVSNVFDNLFPKIANLGAFCLFFYFSLSQNIALAFFFGIFALMLFGYIYYTNKLEAINFDVSTDYFKKDGFWKEFLNYSFFGFLGTFGNYLAINSFMIGEFMGMEENGIYSVLYALISLISIPQLGLFNISAPIISQHLADGDMEGLDRFHKKTSLTLYFLGAVLFSCIMVGFPYLTQFMPKNGVMLRIYEPVIWIWGSAVLIDLATGFNGNIISLSKYYRFNILVMLLLAGLTIGLNLYFIKNTELKLVGIALSTAISLTTYNLVKIIFNYIVFKVSPLTIEMIFVSIICTLAITVAIVLPNFDNNFINLMYKPAVVLVLIFIGNYFTKVFPIEDYLNKNFIKSIFKFK
- a CDS encoding FkbM family methyltransferase encodes the protein MSLYQRIAEKLQYISPSFYKRRYFKSLYKLSKENFSTRNVEPELVWIKEYLQDNAVIFDIGANVGTFLYQLEDKLKPQNIYGFEPNKKLFHRLKRLFPNMNVHSLALSDENTTAEFKVPIINGKMIASRGTLNTSYKEKGEEKSYTEKVEVIKLDDWAKKQAISKLDFIKIDVEGNEMKTLNGAKETIQKFQPTLMVEMEQRHHDTPIWNEISEVASWGFDVKYLNRKNFELEKLTEEILLKNINDEKNKTEYINNIIFTPKIQ
- a CDS encoding DUF2461 domain-containing protein, translating into MPAAISSKTLNFLQKLGENNNREWFTENKALYTESQQNLIAFIEKLLQEMSGFDPELSKIDAKKSLFRIYRDTRFSKDKSPYKTNFGASLGMGKGSQKGGYYFHLEPGKSFIAGGIYMPDSAVLKELRKEISLYGNEFLNILNNKDFKKHFPELDQDDKLKKVPQGFEKEDPMAEFLKLKNFIVVYSLKDEEILDKDAVKKLAKIFRLMKPLNDFLNAPFL